From Juglans regia cultivar Chandler chromosome 6, Walnut 2.0, whole genome shotgun sequence, the proteins below share one genomic window:
- the LOC108998298 gene encoding TMV resistance protein N-like isoform X3: MKLQLWKAALQEVANLSGYHLIRNGWNESEFIEEIVQDISRMANDHLYLHVAEHPVGLKPHVEDVNLLLSIGTKDIRMIGIFGVGGIGKTTLAKAIYNSIAFRFEASCFLPIDSDTWNQVNRLVQLQETLLFNILGECKSLKVDNIDTGISKIKRRLHSKRVLLILDGVDHLDQLKTLAGARDWFGKGSRIIITTRDQHLLPAHGVDSTYEMTGLNQDDAFQLFCWHAFRSENPVDSYGEFVEQIINYAGSLPLVLTVLGSDLYGRTKKEWVSSMDEYKKIPHQDIQKILQTSYDRLSENEKNVFLDIACFFNGQWLDDVIIKILDNFGFFPNSSIPRLREKCLISKSDGRLQMHDLLRDMGREVVRQESLKNPGPRSRLFFHKDVRKVLEEDIGTYRVEAIVVDFPEGADIIRLSPKAFKNMKRLRLFRCRNAHFSGEPNCLPNSNLTVMNFRDCDFLTKFSDISSCPNLKEIDLRSCKNLVEVHDSVGLQLDKLVKLNLGRCFNLKSFPRGLQLRSLRFLDLSDCSSLQNFPEIECEMKHLHEVHLMGTSIEELPSSIGYLTGLAYLLLSRSINLKRLPSSFHQLRSLQYMSLDHCPNIISFGMEEEMHNGQPTPYVVPTSWENEASVGAELFPLPPPTKSTTALKLFLINSGLSKSNFFGPFSCFRNLELEVLDLSGSDIVSIPASIKTFVRLWRLHLDDCKQLQEIMEFPPNLEELYADGCISLERLPEISKIFHFPMLKWIKLTRCYKLVNNMGNYCMPNSAWNEAKMIFPGNKIPDWFSHCKETSNGSHRCEFDIKGSPRYNLDDIIGISFCAVIEPVGTERLTVDIMIGSTKLFGNRCVGKFDEMDSDHVWFEHLRPRIVEPANNLRIIFESNPNLVTFKRCGVHLSYKTMNRMRKMMKMLMSIWTHPLKILEI, translated from the exons ATGAAGTTGCAGCTGTGGAAGGCAGCCCTTCAAGAAGTTGCCAATTTGTCCGGATACCATCTGATCAGAAATGGCTG gaaCGAATCAGAATTCATTGAAGAAATAGTTCAAGACATCTCAAGAATGGCAAATgatcatttatatttacatGTTGCCGAGCATCCCGTTGGATTAAAACCTCATGTAGAAGATGTCAATTTGCTTTTAAGCATTGGTACGAAAGACATACGAATGATAGGAATTTTTGGAGTTGGGGGAATTGGTAAGACAACTCTAGCCAAAGCAATTTATAATTCGATTGCTTTTCGATTTGAAGCTAGTTGTTTTCTTCCAATTGATAGCGACACTTGGAATCAAGTGAATCGTTTGGTCCAACTACAAGAGACActtctttttaacattttaggaGAGTGTAAAAGTTTGAAGGTTGACAATATTGATACGGGAATCAGTAAGATAAAGCGTAGGCTTCACTCTAAAAGAGTTCTTCTAATTCTTGATGGTGTAGACCACTTGGATCAATTAAAAACATTAGCAGGAGCTCGTGATTGGTTTGGTAAAGGAAGTAGAATCATCATCACAACAAGAGATCAACACTTGTTGCCTGCTCATGGAGTTGATTCAACATATGAGATGACGGGATTGAATCAAGATGATGCTTTTCAACTATTTTGTTGGCATGCTTTTAGAAGTGAGAACCCGGTTGACAGTTATGGAGAGTTTGTAGAACAGATCATAAATTATGCTGGGAGCCTTCCACTAGTTTTAACGGTGCTTGGTTCGGATTTATATGGCAGAACTAAAAAAGAGTGGGTAAGTTCAATGGATGAGTACAAGAAAATCCCTCACCAAgatattcaaaaaatacttcaaacaaGTTATGATAGATTAAGTGAAAACGAAAAGAATGTTTTTCTTGACATTGCATGTTTTTTCAATGGACAATGGCTTGATGATGTCATTATAAAGATACTAGATAATTTTGGGTTTTTCCCAAACTCTTCGATCCCAAGACTTAGGGAGAAGTGTCTTATTTCGAAGTCCGATGGAAGATTGCAAATGCATGACTTGTTACGAGATATGGGAAGAGAAGTTGTTCGACAAGAATCGCTCAAAAATCCAGGACCACGTAGCAGattattctttcataaagatGTTCGCAAAGTACTGGAGGAAGATATA GGAACATACAGAGTTGAAGCAATTGTTGTAGATTTTCCTGAAGGTGCTGATATCATCCGCTTGAGTCCCAAGGCCTTCAAGAATATGAAAAGACTCAGATTATTTAGATGTCGCAATGCACACTTTTCTGGAGAACCTAATTGTCTACCTAATTCA AATCTCACTGTTATGAATTTCCGTGATTGTGATTTCTTAACGAAATTCTCGGATATTTCAAGTTGCccaaatttgaaggaaatagATCTTCGTTCTTGTAAAAATCTAGTTGAAGTTCATGATTCTGTTGGATTACAGCTTGATAAGCTTGTTAAGTTGAATCTTGGTAGATGTTTCAATCTAAAGAGCTTTCCAAGGGGACTCCAATTGAGATCTCTGAGATTCCTTGATCTCAGTGATTGCTCAAGCCTTCAAAACTTTCCTgaaatagaatgtgaaatgAAACATTTACATGAAGTCCACTTAATGGGCACCTCAATAGAAGAATTGCCTTCATCCATTGGGTACCTCACTGGGCTTGCATATTTACTCCTAAGTCGCTCCATAAACCTCAAGCGTCTACCAAGTAGCTTTCATCAATTGAGATCTCTACAGTATATGAGCCTCGACCATTGTccaaatattataagttttgggatggaggaggagatgcATAATGGACAACCCACACCTTATGTAGTGCCTACAAGCTGGGAAAATGAAGCTTCAGTAGGTGCAGAATTATTCCCATTGCCGCCTCCAACAAAATCAACCACTGCTCTTAAATTGTTTCTTATCAACTCTGGCCTATCAAAATCGAATTTCTTTGGGCCATTTAGTTGCTTTCGCAATCTGGAACTGGAAGTATTAGATCTGTCAGGTAGTGATATCGTAAGCATTCCAGCAAGCATCAAAACATTTGTCAGATTGTGGAGACTTCATTTGGATGATTGCAAGCAACTTCAAGAAATTATGGAGTTTCCACCGAATCTAGAAGAGCTTTATGCTGATGGATGCATATCACTGGAAAGATTACCagaaatatcaaaaatatttcatttcccAATGCTAAAATGGATTAAGTTGACCAGATGCTATAAATTAGTGAATAATATGGGGAATTATTGTATGCCAAATTCTGCATGGAATGAA GCTAAGATGATATTTCCAGGAAATAAGATTCCAGATTGGTTCAGCCATTGCAAGGAGACTTCAAATGGTAGTCATCGATGTGAATTTGATATTAAAGGGTCCCCACGGTATAATTTGGATGACATCATAGGAATTTCTTTTTGTGCTGTTATTGAACCCGTTGGGACTGAGCGTTTGACTGTTGACATCATGATAGGATCAACTAAACTCTTTGGTAACAGATGTGTAGGAAAATTTGATGAAATGGATTCAGATCATGTATGGTTCGAGCACTTACGACCACGAATTGTAGAGCCAGCAAACAATCTGAGGATTATATTTGAAAGCAATCCAAATTTAGTGACCTTCAAACGTTGTGGAGTTCATCTGTCATACAAAACCATGAACAGAATgcgaaagatgatgaaaatgttgatgTCCATTTGGACGCACCCATTAAAGATATTGGAAATTTAG
- the LOC108998298 gene encoding disease resistance protein RPP2A-like isoform X1, which produces MKLQLWKAALQEVANLSGYHLIRNGWNESEFIEEIVQDISRMANDHLYLHVAEHPVGLKPHVEDVNLLLSIGTKDIRMIGIFGVGGIGKTTLAKAIYNSIAFRFEASCFLPIDSDTWNQVNRLVQLQETLLFNILGECKSLKVDNIDTGISKIKRRLHSKRVLLILDGVDHLDQLKTLAGARDWFGKGSRIIITTRDQHLLPAHGVDSTYEMTGLNQDDAFQLFCWHAFRSENPVDSYGEFVEQIINYAGSLPLVLTVLGSDLYGRTKKEWVSSMDEYKKIPHQDIQKILQTSYDRLSENEKNVFLDIACFFNGQWLDDVIIKILDNFGFFPNSSIPRLREKCLISKSDGRLQMHDLLRDMGREVVRQESLKNPGPRSRLFFHKDVRKVLEEDIGTYRVEAIVVDFPEGADIIRLSPKAFKNMKRLRLFRCRNAHFSGEPNCLPNSVSVLDWPNCPLQSMPSEFRGDELFILRMPGSRIQEIHLEYFKNLTVMNFRDCDFLTKFSDISSCPNLKEIDLRSCKNLVEVHDSVGLQLDKLVKLNLGRCFNLKSFPRGLQLRSLRFLDLSDCSSLQNFPEIECEMKHLHEVHLMGTSIEELPSSIGYLTGLAYLLLSRSINLKRLPSSFHQLRSLQYMSLDHCPNIISFGMEEEMHNGQPTPYVVPTSWENEASVGAELFPLPPPTKSTTALKLFLINSGLSKSNFFGPFSCFRNLELEVLDLSGSDIVSIPASIKTFVRLWRLHLDDCKQLQEIMEFPPNLEELYADGCISLERLPEISKIFHFPMLKWIKLTRCYKLVNNMGNYCMPNSAWNEAKMIFPGNKIPDWFSHCKETSNGSHRCEFDIKGSPRYNLDDIIGISFCAVIEPVGTERLTVDIMIGSTKLFGNRCVGKFDEMDSDHVWFEHLRPRIVEPANNLRIIFESNPNLVTFKRCGVHLSYKTMNRMRKMMKMLMSIWTHPLKILEI; this is translated from the exons ATGAAGTTGCAGCTGTGGAAGGCAGCCCTTCAAGAAGTTGCCAATTTGTCCGGATACCATCTGATCAGAAATGGCTG gaaCGAATCAGAATTCATTGAAGAAATAGTTCAAGACATCTCAAGAATGGCAAATgatcatttatatttacatGTTGCCGAGCATCCCGTTGGATTAAAACCTCATGTAGAAGATGTCAATTTGCTTTTAAGCATTGGTACGAAAGACATACGAATGATAGGAATTTTTGGAGTTGGGGGAATTGGTAAGACAACTCTAGCCAAAGCAATTTATAATTCGATTGCTTTTCGATTTGAAGCTAGTTGTTTTCTTCCAATTGATAGCGACACTTGGAATCAAGTGAATCGTTTGGTCCAACTACAAGAGACActtctttttaacattttaggaGAGTGTAAAAGTTTGAAGGTTGACAATATTGATACGGGAATCAGTAAGATAAAGCGTAGGCTTCACTCTAAAAGAGTTCTTCTAATTCTTGATGGTGTAGACCACTTGGATCAATTAAAAACATTAGCAGGAGCTCGTGATTGGTTTGGTAAAGGAAGTAGAATCATCATCACAACAAGAGATCAACACTTGTTGCCTGCTCATGGAGTTGATTCAACATATGAGATGACGGGATTGAATCAAGATGATGCTTTTCAACTATTTTGTTGGCATGCTTTTAGAAGTGAGAACCCGGTTGACAGTTATGGAGAGTTTGTAGAACAGATCATAAATTATGCTGGGAGCCTTCCACTAGTTTTAACGGTGCTTGGTTCGGATTTATATGGCAGAACTAAAAAAGAGTGGGTAAGTTCAATGGATGAGTACAAGAAAATCCCTCACCAAgatattcaaaaaatacttcaaacaaGTTATGATAGATTAAGTGAAAACGAAAAGAATGTTTTTCTTGACATTGCATGTTTTTTCAATGGACAATGGCTTGATGATGTCATTATAAAGATACTAGATAATTTTGGGTTTTTCCCAAACTCTTCGATCCCAAGACTTAGGGAGAAGTGTCTTATTTCGAAGTCCGATGGAAGATTGCAAATGCATGACTTGTTACGAGATATGGGAAGAGAAGTTGTTCGACAAGAATCGCTCAAAAATCCAGGACCACGTAGCAGattattctttcataaagatGTTCGCAAAGTACTGGAGGAAGATATA GGAACATACAGAGTTGAAGCAATTGTTGTAGATTTTCCTGAAGGTGCTGATATCATCCGCTTGAGTCCCAAGGCCTTCAAGAATATGAAAAGACTCAGATTATTTAGATGTCGCAATGCACACTTTTCTGGAGAACCTAATTGTCTACCTAATTCAGTAAGTGTGCTTGATTGGCCTAATTGTCCTTTACAATCTATGCCATCTGAATTTCGTGGAGACGAACTCTTTATTCTACGTATGCCTGGTAGTCGCATTCAAGAGATACACTTGGAATATTTTAAG AATCTCACTGTTATGAATTTCCGTGATTGTGATTTCTTAACGAAATTCTCGGATATTTCAAGTTGCccaaatttgaaggaaatagATCTTCGTTCTTGTAAAAATCTAGTTGAAGTTCATGATTCTGTTGGATTACAGCTTGATAAGCTTGTTAAGTTGAATCTTGGTAGATGTTTCAATCTAAAGAGCTTTCCAAGGGGACTCCAATTGAGATCTCTGAGATTCCTTGATCTCAGTGATTGCTCAAGCCTTCAAAACTTTCCTgaaatagaatgtgaaatgAAACATTTACATGAAGTCCACTTAATGGGCACCTCAATAGAAGAATTGCCTTCATCCATTGGGTACCTCACTGGGCTTGCATATTTACTCCTAAGTCGCTCCATAAACCTCAAGCGTCTACCAAGTAGCTTTCATCAATTGAGATCTCTACAGTATATGAGCCTCGACCATTGTccaaatattataagttttgggatggaggaggagatgcATAATGGACAACCCACACCTTATGTAGTGCCTACAAGCTGGGAAAATGAAGCTTCAGTAGGTGCAGAATTATTCCCATTGCCGCCTCCAACAAAATCAACCACTGCTCTTAAATTGTTTCTTATCAACTCTGGCCTATCAAAATCGAATTTCTTTGGGCCATTTAGTTGCTTTCGCAATCTGGAACTGGAAGTATTAGATCTGTCAGGTAGTGATATCGTAAGCATTCCAGCAAGCATCAAAACATTTGTCAGATTGTGGAGACTTCATTTGGATGATTGCAAGCAACTTCAAGAAATTATGGAGTTTCCACCGAATCTAGAAGAGCTTTATGCTGATGGATGCATATCACTGGAAAGATTACCagaaatatcaaaaatatttcatttcccAATGCTAAAATGGATTAAGTTGACCAGATGCTATAAATTAGTGAATAATATGGGGAATTATTGTATGCCAAATTCTGCATGGAATGAA GCTAAGATGATATTTCCAGGAAATAAGATTCCAGATTGGTTCAGCCATTGCAAGGAGACTTCAAATGGTAGTCATCGATGTGAATTTGATATTAAAGGGTCCCCACGGTATAATTTGGATGACATCATAGGAATTTCTTTTTGTGCTGTTATTGAACCCGTTGGGACTGAGCGTTTGACTGTTGACATCATGATAGGATCAACTAAACTCTTTGGTAACAGATGTGTAGGAAAATTTGATGAAATGGATTCAGATCATGTATGGTTCGAGCACTTACGACCACGAATTGTAGAGCCAGCAAACAATCTGAGGATTATATTTGAAAGCAATCCAAATTTAGTGACCTTCAAACGTTGTGGAGTTCATCTGTCATACAAAACCATGAACAGAATgcgaaagatgatgaaaatgttgatgTCCATTTGGACGCACCCATTAAAGATATTGGAAATTTAG
- the LOC108998298 gene encoding disease resistance protein RPP2A-like isoform X2 codes for MKLQLWKAALQEVANLSGYHLIRNGWNESEFIEEIVQDISRMANDHLYLHVAEHPVGLKPHVEDVNLLLSIGTKDIRMIGIFGVGGIGKTTLAKAIYNSIAFRFEASCFLPIDSDTWNQVNRLVQLQETLLFNILGECKSLKVDNIDTGISKIKRRLHSKRVLLILDGVDHLDQLKTLAGARDWFGKGSRIIITTRDQHLLPAHGVDSTYEMTGLNQDDAFQLFCWHAFRSENPVDSYGEFVEQIINYAGSLPLVLTVLGSDLYGRTKKEWVSSMDEYKKIPHQDIQKILQTSYDRLSENEKNVFLDIACFFNGQWLDDVIIKILDNFGFFPNSSIPRLREKCLISKSDGRLQMHDLLRDMGREVVRQESLKNPGPRSRLFFHKDVRKVLEEDIGTYRVEAIVVDFPEGADIIRLSPKAFKNMKRLRLFRCRNAHFSGEPNCLPNSVSVLDWPNCPLQSMPSEFRGDELFILRMPGSRIQEIHLEYFKNLTVMNFRDCDFLTKFSDISSCPNLKEIDLRSCKNLVEVHDSVGLQLDKLVKLNLGRCFNLKSFPRGLQLRSLRFLDLSDCSSLQNFPEIECEMKHLHEVHLMGTSIEELPSSIGYLTGLAYLLLSRSINLKRLPSSFHQLRSLQYMSLDHCPNIISFGMEEEMHNGQPTPYVVPTSWENEASVGAELFPLPPPTKSTTALKLFLINSGLSKSNFFGPFSCFRNLELEVLDLSGSDIVSIPASIKTFVRLWRLHLDDCKQLQEIMEFPPNLEELYADGCISLERLPEISKIFHFPMLKWIKLTRCYKLVNNMGNYCMPNSAWNEAKMIFPGNKIPDWFSHCKETSNGSHRCEFDIKGSPRCVGKFDEMDSDHVWFEHLRPRIVEPANNLRIIFESNPNLVTFKRCGVHLSYKTMNRMRKMMKMLMSIWTHPLKILEI; via the exons ATGAAGTTGCAGCTGTGGAAGGCAGCCCTTCAAGAAGTTGCCAATTTGTCCGGATACCATCTGATCAGAAATGGCTG gaaCGAATCAGAATTCATTGAAGAAATAGTTCAAGACATCTCAAGAATGGCAAATgatcatttatatttacatGTTGCCGAGCATCCCGTTGGATTAAAACCTCATGTAGAAGATGTCAATTTGCTTTTAAGCATTGGTACGAAAGACATACGAATGATAGGAATTTTTGGAGTTGGGGGAATTGGTAAGACAACTCTAGCCAAAGCAATTTATAATTCGATTGCTTTTCGATTTGAAGCTAGTTGTTTTCTTCCAATTGATAGCGACACTTGGAATCAAGTGAATCGTTTGGTCCAACTACAAGAGACActtctttttaacattttaggaGAGTGTAAAAGTTTGAAGGTTGACAATATTGATACGGGAATCAGTAAGATAAAGCGTAGGCTTCACTCTAAAAGAGTTCTTCTAATTCTTGATGGTGTAGACCACTTGGATCAATTAAAAACATTAGCAGGAGCTCGTGATTGGTTTGGTAAAGGAAGTAGAATCATCATCACAACAAGAGATCAACACTTGTTGCCTGCTCATGGAGTTGATTCAACATATGAGATGACGGGATTGAATCAAGATGATGCTTTTCAACTATTTTGTTGGCATGCTTTTAGAAGTGAGAACCCGGTTGACAGTTATGGAGAGTTTGTAGAACAGATCATAAATTATGCTGGGAGCCTTCCACTAGTTTTAACGGTGCTTGGTTCGGATTTATATGGCAGAACTAAAAAAGAGTGGGTAAGTTCAATGGATGAGTACAAGAAAATCCCTCACCAAgatattcaaaaaatacttcaaacaaGTTATGATAGATTAAGTGAAAACGAAAAGAATGTTTTTCTTGACATTGCATGTTTTTTCAATGGACAATGGCTTGATGATGTCATTATAAAGATACTAGATAATTTTGGGTTTTTCCCAAACTCTTCGATCCCAAGACTTAGGGAGAAGTGTCTTATTTCGAAGTCCGATGGAAGATTGCAAATGCATGACTTGTTACGAGATATGGGAAGAGAAGTTGTTCGACAAGAATCGCTCAAAAATCCAGGACCACGTAGCAGattattctttcataaagatGTTCGCAAAGTACTGGAGGAAGATATA GGAACATACAGAGTTGAAGCAATTGTTGTAGATTTTCCTGAAGGTGCTGATATCATCCGCTTGAGTCCCAAGGCCTTCAAGAATATGAAAAGACTCAGATTATTTAGATGTCGCAATGCACACTTTTCTGGAGAACCTAATTGTCTACCTAATTCAGTAAGTGTGCTTGATTGGCCTAATTGTCCTTTACAATCTATGCCATCTGAATTTCGTGGAGACGAACTCTTTATTCTACGTATGCCTGGTAGTCGCATTCAAGAGATACACTTGGAATATTTTAAG AATCTCACTGTTATGAATTTCCGTGATTGTGATTTCTTAACGAAATTCTCGGATATTTCAAGTTGCccaaatttgaaggaaatagATCTTCGTTCTTGTAAAAATCTAGTTGAAGTTCATGATTCTGTTGGATTACAGCTTGATAAGCTTGTTAAGTTGAATCTTGGTAGATGTTTCAATCTAAAGAGCTTTCCAAGGGGACTCCAATTGAGATCTCTGAGATTCCTTGATCTCAGTGATTGCTCAAGCCTTCAAAACTTTCCTgaaatagaatgtgaaatgAAACATTTACATGAAGTCCACTTAATGGGCACCTCAATAGAAGAATTGCCTTCATCCATTGGGTACCTCACTGGGCTTGCATATTTACTCCTAAGTCGCTCCATAAACCTCAAGCGTCTACCAAGTAGCTTTCATCAATTGAGATCTCTACAGTATATGAGCCTCGACCATTGTccaaatattataagttttgggatggaggaggagatgcATAATGGACAACCCACACCTTATGTAGTGCCTACAAGCTGGGAAAATGAAGCTTCAGTAGGTGCAGAATTATTCCCATTGCCGCCTCCAACAAAATCAACCACTGCTCTTAAATTGTTTCTTATCAACTCTGGCCTATCAAAATCGAATTTCTTTGGGCCATTTAGTTGCTTTCGCAATCTGGAACTGGAAGTATTAGATCTGTCAGGTAGTGATATCGTAAGCATTCCAGCAAGCATCAAAACATTTGTCAGATTGTGGAGACTTCATTTGGATGATTGCAAGCAACTTCAAGAAATTATGGAGTTTCCACCGAATCTAGAAGAGCTTTATGCTGATGGATGCATATCACTGGAAAGATTACCagaaatatcaaaaatatttcatttcccAATGCTAAAATGGATTAAGTTGACCAGATGCTATAAATTAGTGAATAATATGGGGAATTATTGTATGCCAAATTCTGCATGGAATGAA GCTAAGATGATATTTCCAGGAAATAAGATTCCAGATTGGTTCAGCCATTGCAAGGAGACTTCAAATGGTAGTCATCGATGTGAATTTGATATTAAAGGGTCCCCACG ATGTGTAGGAAAATTTGATGAAATGGATTCAGATCATGTATGGTTCGAGCACTTACGACCACGAATTGTAGAGCCAGCAAACAATCTGAGGATTATATTTGAAAGCAATCCAAATTTAGTGACCTTCAAACGTTGTGGAGTTCATCTGTCATACAAAACCATGAACAGAATgcgaaagatgatgaaaatgttgatgTCCATTTGGACGCACCCATTAAAGATATTGGAAATTTAG
- the LOC108998298 gene encoding disease resistance protein RPP2A-like isoform X4: protein MKLQLWKAALQEVANLSGYHLIRNGWNESEFIEEIVQDISRMANDHLYLHVAEHPVGLKPHVEDVNLLLSIGTKDIRMIGIFGVGGIGKTTLAKAIYNSIAFRFEASCFLPIDSDTWNQVNRLVQLQETLLFNILGECKSLKVDNIDTGISKIKRRLHSKRVLLILDGVDHLDQLKTLAGARDWFGKGSRIIITTRDQHLLPAHGVDSTYEMTGLNQDDAFQLFCWHAFRSENPVDSYGEFVEQIINYAGSLPLVLTVLGSDLYGRTKKEWVSSMDEYKKIPHQDIQKILQTSYDRLSENEKNVFLDIACFFNGQWLDDVIIKILDNFGFFPNSSIPRLREKCLISKSDGRLQMHDLLRDMGREVVRQESLKNPGPRSRLFFHKDVRKVLEEDIGTYRVEAIVVDFPEGADIIRLSPKAFKNMKRLRLFRCRNAHFSGEPNCLPNSVSVLDWPNCPLQSMPSEFRGDELFILRMPGSRIQEIHLEYFKNLTVMNFRDCDFLTKFSDISSCPNLKEIDLRSCKNLVEVHDSVGLQLDKLVKLNLGRCFNLKSFPRGLQLRSLRFLDLSDCSSLQNFPEIECEMKHLHEVHLMGTSIEELPSSIGYLTGLAYLLLSRSINLKRLPSSFHQLRSLQYMSLDHCPNIISFGMEEEMHNGQPTPYVVPTSWENEASVGAELFPLPPPTKSTTALKLFLINSGLSKSNFFGPFSCFRNLELEVLDLSGSDIVSIPASIKTFVRLWRLHLDDCKQLQEIMEFPPNLEELYADGCISLERLPEISKIFHFPMLKWIKLTRCYKLVNNMGNYCMPNSAWNEAKMIFPGNKIPDWFSHCKETSNDV, encoded by the exons ATGAAGTTGCAGCTGTGGAAGGCAGCCCTTCAAGAAGTTGCCAATTTGTCCGGATACCATCTGATCAGAAATGGCTG gaaCGAATCAGAATTCATTGAAGAAATAGTTCAAGACATCTCAAGAATGGCAAATgatcatttatatttacatGTTGCCGAGCATCCCGTTGGATTAAAACCTCATGTAGAAGATGTCAATTTGCTTTTAAGCATTGGTACGAAAGACATACGAATGATAGGAATTTTTGGAGTTGGGGGAATTGGTAAGACAACTCTAGCCAAAGCAATTTATAATTCGATTGCTTTTCGATTTGAAGCTAGTTGTTTTCTTCCAATTGATAGCGACACTTGGAATCAAGTGAATCGTTTGGTCCAACTACAAGAGACActtctttttaacattttaggaGAGTGTAAAAGTTTGAAGGTTGACAATATTGATACGGGAATCAGTAAGATAAAGCGTAGGCTTCACTCTAAAAGAGTTCTTCTAATTCTTGATGGTGTAGACCACTTGGATCAATTAAAAACATTAGCAGGAGCTCGTGATTGGTTTGGTAAAGGAAGTAGAATCATCATCACAACAAGAGATCAACACTTGTTGCCTGCTCATGGAGTTGATTCAACATATGAGATGACGGGATTGAATCAAGATGATGCTTTTCAACTATTTTGTTGGCATGCTTTTAGAAGTGAGAACCCGGTTGACAGTTATGGAGAGTTTGTAGAACAGATCATAAATTATGCTGGGAGCCTTCCACTAGTTTTAACGGTGCTTGGTTCGGATTTATATGGCAGAACTAAAAAAGAGTGGGTAAGTTCAATGGATGAGTACAAGAAAATCCCTCACCAAgatattcaaaaaatacttcaaacaaGTTATGATAGATTAAGTGAAAACGAAAAGAATGTTTTTCTTGACATTGCATGTTTTTTCAATGGACAATGGCTTGATGATGTCATTATAAAGATACTAGATAATTTTGGGTTTTTCCCAAACTCTTCGATCCCAAGACTTAGGGAGAAGTGTCTTATTTCGAAGTCCGATGGAAGATTGCAAATGCATGACTTGTTACGAGATATGGGAAGAGAAGTTGTTCGACAAGAATCGCTCAAAAATCCAGGACCACGTAGCAGattattctttcataaagatGTTCGCAAAGTACTGGAGGAAGATATA GGAACATACAGAGTTGAAGCAATTGTTGTAGATTTTCCTGAAGGTGCTGATATCATCCGCTTGAGTCCCAAGGCCTTCAAGAATATGAAAAGACTCAGATTATTTAGATGTCGCAATGCACACTTTTCTGGAGAACCTAATTGTCTACCTAATTCAGTAAGTGTGCTTGATTGGCCTAATTGTCCTTTACAATCTATGCCATCTGAATTTCGTGGAGACGAACTCTTTATTCTACGTATGCCTGGTAGTCGCATTCAAGAGATACACTTGGAATATTTTAAG AATCTCACTGTTATGAATTTCCGTGATTGTGATTTCTTAACGAAATTCTCGGATATTTCAAGTTGCccaaatttgaaggaaatagATCTTCGTTCTTGTAAAAATCTAGTTGAAGTTCATGATTCTGTTGGATTACAGCTTGATAAGCTTGTTAAGTTGAATCTTGGTAGATGTTTCAATCTAAAGAGCTTTCCAAGGGGACTCCAATTGAGATCTCTGAGATTCCTTGATCTCAGTGATTGCTCAAGCCTTCAAAACTTTCCTgaaatagaatgtgaaatgAAACATTTACATGAAGTCCACTTAATGGGCACCTCAATAGAAGAATTGCCTTCATCCATTGGGTACCTCACTGGGCTTGCATATTTACTCCTAAGTCGCTCCATAAACCTCAAGCGTCTACCAAGTAGCTTTCATCAATTGAGATCTCTACAGTATATGAGCCTCGACCATTGTccaaatattataagttttgggatggaggaggagatgcATAATGGACAACCCACACCTTATGTAGTGCCTACAAGCTGGGAAAATGAAGCTTCAGTAGGTGCAGAATTATTCCCATTGCCGCCTCCAACAAAATCAACCACTGCTCTTAAATTGTTTCTTATCAACTCTGGCCTATCAAAATCGAATTTCTTTGGGCCATTTAGTTGCTTTCGCAATCTGGAACTGGAAGTATTAGATCTGTCAGGTAGTGATATCGTAAGCATTCCAGCAAGCATCAAAACATTTGTCAGATTGTGGAGACTTCATTTGGATGATTGCAAGCAACTTCAAGAAATTATGGAGTTTCCACCGAATCTAGAAGAGCTTTATGCTGATGGATGCATATCACTGGAAAGATTACCagaaatatcaaaaatatttcatttcccAATGCTAAAATGGATTAAGTTGACCAGATGCTATAAATTAGTGAATAATATGGGGAATTATTGTATGCCAAATTCTGCATGGAATGAA GCTAAGATGATATTTCCAGGAAATAAGATTCCAGATTGGTTCAGCCATTGCAAGGAGACTTCAAATG ATGTGTAG